A part of Saimiri boliviensis isolate mSaiBol1 chromosome 13, mSaiBol1.pri, whole genome shotgun sequence genomic DNA contains:
- the STMN4 gene encoding stathmin-4 isoform X2 — protein sequence MTLAAYKEKMKELPLVSLFCSCFLADPLNKSSYKYEGWCGRQCRRKDESQRKDSADWRERRAQADTVDLNWCVISDMEVIELNKCTSGQSFEVILKPPSFDGVPEFNASLPRRRDPSLEEIQKKLEAAEERRKYQEAELLKHLAEKREHEREVIQKAIEENNNFIKMAKEKLAQKMESNKENREAHLAAMLERLQEKEPPAAR from the exons ATGACCCTTGCTG CCTACAAAGAGAAGATGAAGGAGCTCCCGCTGGTGTCCTTGTTCTGTTCCTGCTTCCTGGCTGATCCCCTGAATAAGTCATCTTACAAATATGAAG GCTGGTGTGGGAGACAGTGTAGGAGGAAGGATGAAAGCCAGCGGAAAGACAGTGCTgactggagagaaagaagagcGCAGG CAGACACAGTGGACCTGAACTGGTGCGTCATTTCTGACATGGAAGTCATTGAGCTGAACAAATGCACCTCAGGCCAGTCCTTTGAAGTCATCCTGAAACCACCCTCCTTTGATGGGGTGCCTGAGTTCAACGCCTCCCTGCCCAGGCGGCGAGACCCATCCCTGGAAGAGATCCAGAAGAAACTAGAAGCAGCTGAGGAGCGAAGGAAG TACCAGGAAGCAGAGCTCCTGAAGCACCTAGCAGAGAAACGGGAACATGAGAGAGAGGTGATCCAAAAAGCCATTGAGGAAAACAACAACTTCATCAAGATGGCTAAGGAAAAACTGGCCCAGAAGATGGAATCCAACAAGGAGAACCGGGAGGCCCATCTCGCCGCCATGTTGGAACGGCTGCAAGAGAAG GAACCGCCTGCTGCGCGGTGA
- the STMN4 gene encoding stathmin-4 isoform X4 — translation MTLAAYKEKMKELPLVSLFCSCFLADPLNKSSYKYEADTVDLNWCVISDMEVIELNKCTSGQSFEVILKPPSFDGVPEFNASLPRRRDPSLEEIQKKLEAAEERRKYQEAELLKHLAEKREHEREVIQKAIEENNNFIKMAKEKLAQKMESNKENREAHLAAMLERLQEKEPPAAR, via the exons ATGACCCTTGCTG CCTACAAAGAGAAGATGAAGGAGCTCCCGCTGGTGTCCTTGTTCTGTTCCTGCTTCCTGGCTGATCCCCTGAATAAGTCATCTTACAAATATGAAG CAGACACAGTGGACCTGAACTGGTGCGTCATTTCTGACATGGAAGTCATTGAGCTGAACAAATGCACCTCAGGCCAGTCCTTTGAAGTCATCCTGAAACCACCCTCCTTTGATGGGGTGCCTGAGTTCAACGCCTCCCTGCCCAGGCGGCGAGACCCATCCCTGGAAGAGATCCAGAAGAAACTAGAAGCAGCTGAGGAGCGAAGGAAG TACCAGGAAGCAGAGCTCCTGAAGCACCTAGCAGAGAAACGGGAACATGAGAGAGAGGTGATCCAAAAAGCCATTGAGGAAAACAACAACTTCATCAAGATGGCTAAGGAAAAACTGGCCCAGAAGATGGAATCCAACAAGGAGAACCGGGAGGCCCATCTCGCCGCCATGTTGGAACGGCTGCAAGAGAAG GAACCGCCTGCTGCGCGGTGA
- the STMN4 gene encoding stathmin-4 isoform X3 has protein sequence MTLAAYKEKMKELPLVSLFCSCFLADPLNKSSYKYEADTVDLNWCVISDMEVIELNKCTSGQSFEVILKPPSFDGVPEFNASLPRRRDPSLEEIQKKLEAAEERRKYQEAELLKHLAEKREHEREVIQKAIEENNNFIKMAKEKLAQKMESNKENREAHLAAMLERLQEKDKHAEEVRKNKELKEEASR, from the exons ATGACCCTTGCTG CCTACAAAGAGAAGATGAAGGAGCTCCCGCTGGTGTCCTTGTTCTGTTCCTGCTTCCTGGCTGATCCCCTGAATAAGTCATCTTACAAATATGAAG CAGACACAGTGGACCTGAACTGGTGCGTCATTTCTGACATGGAAGTCATTGAGCTGAACAAATGCACCTCAGGCCAGTCCTTTGAAGTCATCCTGAAACCACCCTCCTTTGATGGGGTGCCTGAGTTCAACGCCTCCCTGCCCAGGCGGCGAGACCCATCCCTGGAAGAGATCCAGAAGAAACTAGAAGCAGCTGAGGAGCGAAGGAAG TACCAGGAAGCAGAGCTCCTGAAGCACCTAGCAGAGAAACGGGAACATGAGAGAGAGGTGATCCAAAAAGCCATTGAGGAAAACAACAACTTCATCAAGATGGCTAAGGAAAAACTGGCCCAGAAGATGGAATCCAACAAGGAGAACCGGGAGGCCCATCTCGCCGCCATGTTGGAACGGCTGCAAGAGAAG gaCAAGCACGCCGAGGAGGTGCGGAAAAACAAGGAGCTGAAGGAAGAGGCCTCCAGGTAA
- the STMN4 gene encoding stathmin-4 isoform X1, with protein sequence MTLAAYKEKMKELPLVSLFCSCFLADPLNKSSYKYEGWCGRQCRRKDESQRKDSADWRERRAQADTVDLNWCVISDMEVIELNKCTSGQSFEVILKPPSFDGVPEFNASLPRRRDPSLEEIQKKLEAAEERRKYQEAELLKHLAEKREHEREVIQKAIEENNNFIKMAKEKLAQKMESNKENREAHLAAMLERLQEKDKHAEEVRKNKELKEEASR encoded by the exons ATGACCCTTGCTG CCTACAAAGAGAAGATGAAGGAGCTCCCGCTGGTGTCCTTGTTCTGTTCCTGCTTCCTGGCTGATCCCCTGAATAAGTCATCTTACAAATATGAAG GCTGGTGTGGGAGACAGTGTAGGAGGAAGGATGAAAGCCAGCGGAAAGACAGTGCTgactggagagaaagaagagcGCAGG CAGACACAGTGGACCTGAACTGGTGCGTCATTTCTGACATGGAAGTCATTGAGCTGAACAAATGCACCTCAGGCCAGTCCTTTGAAGTCATCCTGAAACCACCCTCCTTTGATGGGGTGCCTGAGTTCAACGCCTCCCTGCCCAGGCGGCGAGACCCATCCCTGGAAGAGATCCAGAAGAAACTAGAAGCAGCTGAGGAGCGAAGGAAG TACCAGGAAGCAGAGCTCCTGAAGCACCTAGCAGAGAAACGGGAACATGAGAGAGAGGTGATCCAAAAAGCCATTGAGGAAAACAACAACTTCATCAAGATGGCTAAGGAAAAACTGGCCCAGAAGATGGAATCCAACAAGGAGAACCGGGAGGCCCATCTCGCCGCCATGTTGGAACGGCTGCAAGAGAAG gaCAAGCACGCCGAGGAGGTGCGGAAAAACAAGGAGCTGAAGGAAGAGGCCTCCAGGTAA